A region of Nostoc sp. 'Peltigera membranacea cyanobiont' N6 DNA encodes the following proteins:
- the rpsJ gene encoding 30S ribosomal protein S10, which translates to MATLQQQKIRIRLQAFDRRLLDTSCEKIVDTANRTNATAIGPIPLPTKRRIYCVLRSPHVDKDSREHFETRTHRRIIDIYQPSSKTIDALMKLDLPSGVDIEVKL; encoded by the coding sequence ATGGCAACTCTACAGCAGCAAAAAATTAGAATTCGCTTACAGGCTTTTGACCGACGCTTATTAGATACATCTTGCGAGAAGATTGTAGACACAGCTAACCGCACCAACGCTACAGCCATAGGCCCAATTCCTTTACCCACAAAACGCCGGATCTATTGTGTGCTGCGATCGCCTCACGTAGATAAAGATTCACGGGAACACTTTGAAACCCGTACTCATCGCCGGATTATTGACATTTACCAGCCTTCTTCTAAGACTATAGATGCCCTGATGAAATTGGATCTACCATCGGGTGTAGATATCGAAGTCAAACTTTAA
- the tuf gene encoding elongation factor Tu: MARAKFERNKPHLNIGTIGHVDHGKTTLTAAITMTLAALGQATAKGYDQIDNAPEEKARGITINTAHVEYETENRHYAHVDCPGHADYVKNMITGAAQMDGGILVVAATDGPMPQTREHILLAKQVGVPSLVVFLNKEDLMDDPELLELVELELRELLSSYDFPGDDIPIVKGSGLQALEAMTKNPKTKKGENPWVDKIYDLMDAVDSFIPTPERDVDKPFLMAVEDVFTITGRGTVATGRIERGKVKVGDTVELIGLKDTRTTAVTGIEMFKKSLDEGLAGDNAGVLLRGLKKEDIERGMVIAKPGSITPHTQFEGEVYVLTEKEGGRKTPFFAGYRPQFYVRTTDVTGTIKAYTSDEGKEVEMVMPGDRIKMTVELINAIAIEQGMRFAIREGGRTIGAGVVSKIIK; encoded by the coding sequence ATGGCACGCGCAAAGTTTGAAAGAAATAAACCCCACCTCAATATCGGTACTATTGGCCACGTTGACCACGGTAAAACCACGTTAACAGCAGCCATCACTATGACCTTGGCAGCTCTTGGTCAAGCTACAGCTAAAGGCTACGACCAAATCGATAACGCGCCAGAAGAAAAAGCACGCGGTATTACCATCAATACCGCTCACGTTGAGTATGAAACCGAAAATCGGCACTATGCTCACGTAGACTGTCCAGGCCACGCTGACTATGTGAAGAACATGATCACTGGCGCTGCTCAGATGGATGGAGGCATTCTTGTAGTAGCTGCTACTGATGGCCCTATGCCCCAAACCCGCGAACACATTCTGTTAGCAAAACAGGTGGGCGTTCCTAGTCTGGTCGTATTCTTGAACAAAGAAGACTTGATGGATGACCCAGAACTCTTGGAACTAGTAGAACTAGAACTGAGAGAACTGTTAAGCAGCTATGACTTCCCTGGAGATGATATCCCCATTGTCAAAGGCTCTGGTCTACAAGCTCTCGAAGCAATGACCAAGAATCCTAAGACTAAAAAAGGTGAAAATCCTTGGGTAGATAAAATCTACGACTTGATGGATGCTGTGGATTCCTTTATTCCCACTCCTGAGCGGGATGTTGATAAGCCCTTCTTGATGGCAGTAGAAGACGTGTTCACCATCACAGGTCGTGGTACTGTGGCTACTGGACGGATTGAACGCGGGAAAGTTAAGGTTGGCGATACTGTCGAGCTAATTGGTCTCAAAGACACTCGGACTACGGCCGTTACCGGGATTGAGATGTTCAAGAAGAGCCTCGACGAAGGTCTGGCTGGAGATAACGCGGGTGTACTACTGCGTGGTCTTAAGAAAGAAGATATCGAGCGCGGTATGGTAATAGCCAAACCAGGTTCGATTACACCTCACACTCAATTTGAAGGTGAAGTATACGTCCTAACAGAAAAAGAAGGTGGTCGTAAGACTCCATTTTTCGCCGGCTACCGTCCCCAGTTCTATGTACGGACAACCGATGTAACTGGTACTATCAAAGCCTACACCTCTGATGAAGGCAAAGAAGTAGAAATGGTGATGCCAGGCGATCGCATCAAGATGACAGTAGAATTGATCAACGCGATCGCTATTGAACAAGGAATGCGCTTCGCTATCCGCGAAGGTGGACGTACCATCGGTGCTGGTGTCGTCTCCAAAATTATCAAATAG
- the fusA gene encoding elongation factor G, with protein sequence MARTIPLDKVRNIGIAAHIDAGKTTTTERILFYSGIIHKIGEVHEGTAVTDWMEQERERGITITAAAISTSWKDHQINIIDTPGHVDFTIEVERSMRVLDGVIAVFCSVGGVQPQSETVWRQAERYKVPRIAFINKMDRTGANFYKVHEQIRDRLRANAIAIQLPIGSENDFQGIVDLVGQRAYIYANDQGTDIQETDIPEELQAQVDEFRTKLIEAAAETDDALMAKYFEGEELTEQEVKTALRKGTIAGTIVPVLCGSAFKNKGVQLMLDAVVDYLPAPSEVPPIQGLLPNGDTVERRADDNEPLAALAFKIMADPYGRLTFVRVYSGVLKKGSYVLNASKNKKERISRLVLMKADDRQDVDELRAGDLGAALGLKDTLTGDTLCDDASPVILESLFIPEPVISVAVEPKTKNDMDKLSKALQSLSEEDPTFRVRVDPETNQTVIAGMGELHLEILVDRMLREFKVEANVGAPQVAYRETIRKAVNKVEGKFIRQSGGKGQYGHVVINLEPGEPGTGFEFVSKIAGGTVPKEYVGPAEQGMKESCESGVLAGYPLIDVKATLIDGSYHDVDSSEMAFKIAGSMAMKEAVLKASPVILEPMMKVEVEVPEDYMGNVIGDLNTRRGQIESQSTEKGLAKVTSKVPLASMFGYATDIRSKTQGRGTFTMEFSHYEEVPRSVAETIIAKSKGNA encoded by the coding sequence AATATTATTTTACTCTGGGATAATTCATAAAATTGGCGAAGTTCATGAAGGAACTGCCGTCACAGACTGGATGGAGCAAGAGCGGGAGCGGGGAATTACCATTACTGCGGCTGCTATCAGTACCAGCTGGAAAGATCATCAAATTAACATTATCGATACTCCGGGTCACGTAGACTTCACAATTGAAGTTGAGCGTTCCATGCGCGTGTTGGATGGCGTAATCGCAGTATTTTGTTCTGTGGGCGGCGTGCAACCCCAGTCTGAGACAGTGTGGCGGCAAGCAGAACGCTACAAAGTTCCTCGGATCGCCTTTATCAACAAGATGGATCGCACCGGAGCGAACTTTTATAAAGTTCACGAGCAAATCCGCGATCGCCTGCGGGCAAATGCGATCGCCATTCAACTACCAATTGGTAGTGAAAACGACTTCCAAGGGATCGTTGACCTAGTAGGGCAACGGGCGTATATTTACGCCAACGACCAAGGAACCGATATCCAGGAAACTGATATACCGGAAGAATTGCAAGCGCAAGTAGACGAATTCCGCACCAAGCTTATAGAAGCCGCAGCAGAAACTGATGATGCTCTGATGGCTAAGTACTTCGAGGGCGAAGAACTTACAGAACAGGAAGTAAAGACTGCCCTGCGGAAAGGCACAATTGCGGGGACGATTGTACCAGTACTTTGTGGTTCGGCATTCAAAAACAAAGGCGTGCAGTTGATGCTCGATGCCGTTGTCGATTACCTGCCAGCGCCAAGTGAAGTACCGCCAATTCAAGGCTTACTGCCCAATGGCGATACTGTTGAGCGGCGGGCTGATGACAACGAACCCCTAGCGGCTCTGGCATTCAAGATTATGGCTGACCCTTACGGTCGCCTGACATTCGTTCGCGTTTATTCTGGTGTCCTGAAAAAGGGCAGCTACGTTCTCAACGCTAGTAAGAATAAAAAAGAACGGATTTCCCGCTTAGTTCTCATGAAAGCAGACGATCGGCAAGATGTCGATGAACTGAGAGCGGGAGATTTGGGAGCAGCTTTGGGATTGAAAGACACCTTGACAGGTGACACGCTCTGTGATGATGCATCGCCAGTAATTCTGGAATCTCTATTCATTCCTGAGCCTGTAATCTCGGTGGCGGTTGAACCCAAAACCAAGAACGACATGGATAAACTATCCAAAGCTCTGCAATCTCTCTCAGAAGAAGACCCTACCTTCCGCGTCCGCGTCGATCCCGAAACAAACCAAACCGTGATCGCGGGGATGGGAGAGCTACACCTAGAAATTCTAGTAGACCGGATGTTACGAGAATTCAAGGTGGAAGCGAATGTAGGTGCGCCACAAGTAGCTTACCGAGAAACAATTCGGAAAGCTGTGAACAAAGTTGAAGGCAAATTCATCCGCCAAAGTGGTGGTAAAGGTCAATACGGTCACGTTGTGATCAATTTGGAACCTGGAGAACCTGGTACTGGCTTTGAATTCGTTTCCAAAATCGCTGGCGGTACAGTACCTAAAGAGTACGTTGGCCCCGCAGAACAAGGGATGAAAGAAAGCTGCGAATCTGGTGTTCTAGCTGGATATCCGTTGATTGACGTTAAAGCAACGCTAATTGATGGGTCATACCACGATGTAGACTCTTCAGAAATGGCTTTCAAAATCGCTGGCTCAATGGCGATGAAAGAAGCTGTACTGAAAGCTTCACCTGTCATCTTAGAACCTATGATGAAAGTTGAGGTTGAAGTTCCTGAAGACTATATGGGTAACGTCATTGGCGACCTAAACACCCGCCGAGGGCAGATTGAAAGCCAAAGCACCGAAAAGGGACTTGCTAAGGTAACATCTAAAGTTCCACTGGCGAGTATGTTTGGCTACGCCACTGATATCCGGTCAAAAACGCAAGGTCGGGGTACCTTCACGATGGAGTTCAGCCACTACGAAGAGGTGCCTCGGAGCGTAGCTGAAACTATCATTGCAAAAAGCAAAGGGAACGCTTAG